One segment of Mycolicibacterium neworleansense DNA contains the following:
- a CDS encoding NADH-quinone oxidoreductase subunit G: MTLAEPTKDTPPVEMVSLTIDGHEISVPKGTLVIRAAELMGVQIPRFCDHPLLDPVGACRQCLVEVEGQRKPMASCTTTVMPDMVVHTQFSSEAADKAQRGVMELLLINHPLDCPICDKGGECPLQNQAMSNGRPETRFEDVKRTYPKPISISSQVLLDRERCVLCARCTRFSAQIAGDPFIELLERGALQQVGIAPGEPFQSYFSGNTVQICPVGALTGTAYRFRARPFDLVSSPSVCEHCASGCAQRTDHRRGKVMRRLAGDDPEVNEEWNCDKGRWAFTYATTGDRITTPLIREDGVLRPASWSEALTVASSGLLAAGANTGVLVGGRCTVQDAYAYSKFARMVLGTNDIDFRARPHSAEEAAFLAARIAGQPMTLRYADLEKAPTVLLIGLEPEEESPIVFLRLRKAAHKNGLQVIAVAPFASRGLTKTAGALIPTVPGGEAAALEALEADERLRRPGAVILVGERLANSPGALSATLRLASATGARLAWIPRRAGERGALEAGALPNLLPGGRPVDDADARAQTAAVWNTADLPGSAGRDTAGILAAAAEGALSALIVGGVEITDLPDPAAAVAALRATPLVVSLELRESEVTELADVVFPVAPVVEKGGAYLNWEGRIRPFKPALQTNAIPDLRVLHYLADEIGIDLGMTGPEAADRELSRLGTWAGARAPEPSAAPGPVPAPGPGQAVLASWRLLLDAGRLQDGEPFLAGTAVSPVVRLSPATAAELDVAPGDSVTVSTDRGTVTLPLEMAEMPDRVVWLPTNSPGSAIHRQLGVTAGALVSIGRADS, encoded by the coding sequence ATGACGCTGGCCGAGCCGACCAAGGACACCCCGCCGGTGGAGATGGTGTCGCTCACCATCGACGGCCACGAGATCAGTGTCCCCAAGGGCACGTTGGTGATCCGTGCCGCCGAGCTGATGGGTGTCCAGATCCCCCGGTTCTGCGACCACCCGCTGCTCGATCCGGTCGGGGCCTGCCGGCAGTGCCTGGTCGAGGTCGAAGGCCAGCGCAAACCGATGGCCTCGTGCACCACCACGGTCATGCCGGACATGGTGGTGCACACGCAGTTCAGCTCCGAGGCGGCCGACAAGGCCCAGCGCGGGGTGATGGAACTGCTGCTGATCAACCATCCCCTGGACTGCCCGATCTGCGACAAGGGCGGCGAATGCCCGCTGCAGAACCAGGCCATGTCCAACGGGCGGCCCGAGACCCGGTTCGAGGATGTCAAGCGGACCTACCCGAAGCCAATCAGCATCTCCTCGCAGGTGCTGCTGGACCGGGAACGCTGCGTCCTGTGCGCACGTTGCACCCGGTTCTCCGCACAGATCGCCGGCGATCCGTTCATCGAGCTGCTGGAACGCGGTGCGCTGCAACAGGTCGGCATCGCCCCTGGCGAACCGTTCCAGTCGTACTTCTCCGGCAACACCGTGCAGATCTGCCCGGTCGGGGCGCTGACCGGGACGGCCTACCGATTCCGGGCCCGGCCTTTCGATCTCGTCTCCAGCCCCAGCGTCTGTGAGCACTGCGCTTCGGGCTGTGCCCAGCGCACCGATCATCGGCGCGGCAAGGTGATGCGCCGCTTGGCCGGCGACGATCCCGAGGTCAACGAGGAGTGGAACTGCGACAAGGGCCGGTGGGCATTCACCTACGCGACCACCGGTGACCGGATCACCACACCGTTGATCCGTGAAGACGGCGTACTGCGGCCGGCTTCGTGGTCGGAGGCGTTGACGGTCGCGAGTTCGGGCCTGCTGGCCGCGGGTGCGAACACCGGTGTGCTGGTCGGTGGACGCTGCACCGTGCAGGATGCCTACGCGTACTCGAAGTTCGCCCGAATGGTGCTGGGCACCAACGACATCGACTTCCGCGCCCGGCCGCACTCCGCCGAGGAAGCCGCATTCTTGGCGGCCCGCATCGCGGGGCAGCCCATGACCTTGCGCTACGCCGATCTGGAGAAGGCGCCGACGGTGCTGCTCATCGGACTCGAACCCGAAGAGGAGTCGCCGATCGTCTTCCTGCGGCTGCGCAAGGCGGCCCACAAGAACGGTCTGCAGGTAATCGCGGTGGCCCCGTTCGCCAGTCGCGGGTTGACCAAGACGGCAGGCGCGCTCATCCCGACGGTGCCGGGAGGCGAAGCGGCCGCACTGGAAGCGCTGGAAGCCGATGAGCGGCTGCGACGCCCCGGCGCGGTGATCCTGGTCGGTGAACGCCTGGCCAACTCACCGGGTGCGCTGTCGGCGACACTGCGGCTGGCCTCGGCCACCGGGGCCCGGCTGGCCTGGATTCCACGCCGGGCCGGTGAGCGCGGCGCCCTGGAAGCAGGCGCCTTGCCGAACCTGCTTCCCGGCGGACGTCCGGTCGACGACGCCGACGCTCGCGCCCAGACCGCCGCGGTGTGGAATACCGCGGATCTGCCCGGCAGCGCGGGCCGCGACACCGCGGGCATCCTGGCCGCGGCGGCCGAGGGAGCGCTGTCGGCGCTCATCGTCGGCGGCGTCGAGATCACCGACCTGCCCGACCCGGCCGCAGCAGTGGCCGCGCTGCGGGCCACCCCCCTGGTGGTGAGCCTCGAGCTACGCGAGAGCGAGGTCACCGAGCTGGCGGACGTGGTCTTCCCCGTGGCGCCGGTCGTGGAGAAGGGCGGTGCGTACCTGAACTGGGAAGGCCGGATCCGCCCGTTCAAGCCGGCGCTGCAGACCAACGCCATCCCCGACCTGCGGGTCCTGCACTATCTGGCCGATGAGATCGGCATCGACCTCGGCATGACCGGGCCCGAAGCCGCCGACCGCGAGCTGTCCCGGCTCGGCACATGGGCCGGAGCCCGGGCCCCAGAACCGTCGGCAGCACCCGGACCTGTCCCGGCCCCGGGCCCCGGGCAAGCCGTGCTGGCCAGCTGGCGTCTGCTGCTGGACGCCGGACGCCTTCAGGACGGTGAGCCCTTCCTGGCTGGCACTGCGGTCAGCCCCGTGGTACGGCTGTCCCCGGCCACCGCCGCCGAACTCGATGTGGCGCCTGGAGATTCCGTGACCGTGAGCACCGATCGCGGCACCGTCACGTTGCCGCTGGAGATGGCCGAGATGCCCGACCGGGTGGTGTGGTTGCCCACCAATTCGCCGGGATCGGCGATTCATCGCCAACTCGGGGTGACCGCCGGTGCGCTCGTCTCGATCGGGCGGGCCGACTCATGA
- a CDS encoding NADH-quinone oxidoreductase subunit J, with the protein MLLAAENAARTSTSEAVLFWVLGAVAVLGAIGVVAAPKAVYSAVFLACTMIALAVLYIAQDALFLGVVQVVVYTGAVMMLFLFVLMLIGVDLSESFTETLRGQRLAALAAGTGFGILLIAGIGNVSAVGFTGLAQANSGGNVEGLAALIFTRYLWAFELTSTLLITAALGAMVLAHRERFERRKTQRELAVERFQAGGHPTPLPNPGVYARHNAVDVPARLPDGSDAALSVSAILPQRSVSGSSNGEG; encoded by the coding sequence ATGCTGCTCGCCGCGGAGAACGCGGCGCGCACCTCGACGTCGGAAGCGGTCCTGTTCTGGGTCCTCGGGGCGGTCGCAGTGCTCGGTGCCATCGGAGTGGTCGCCGCCCCCAAAGCGGTGTACTCGGCGGTGTTCCTGGCCTGCACCATGATCGCGCTGGCCGTGCTCTACATCGCCCAGGACGCACTGTTCCTCGGCGTGGTGCAGGTGGTGGTCTACACCGGTGCGGTGATGATGCTGTTCCTGTTCGTACTGATGCTCATCGGTGTCGACCTGTCCGAATCGTTCACCGAAACGCTACGTGGACAACGCCTTGCGGCCTTGGCCGCCGGCACCGGATTCGGCATTCTGTTGATCGCGGGGATCGGCAACGTTTCGGCCGTCGGCTTCACCGGGTTGGCGCAGGCCAACAGCGGCGGCAACGTCGAGGGGCTGGCAGCGCTGATCTTCACCCGCTACCTGTGGGCGTTCGAGTTGACCAGCACACTGCTGATCACCGCGGCCTTGGGCGCGATGGTGCTCGCCCACCGGGAACGCTTCGAGCGCCGCAAGACCCAACGGGAGCTGGCTGTCGAACGTTTCCAGGCCGGGGGCCACCCGACGCCGCTGCCCAATCCCGGTGTCTATGCGCGGCACAACGCCGTCGACGTCCCTGCTCGGCTGCCCGATGGCTCCGATGCGGCGTTGTCGGTAAGCGCCATCCTGCCGCAGCGCTCAGTCAGTGGCTCGTCGAACGGGGAGGGGTGA
- the nuoI gene encoding NADH-quinone oxidoreductase subunit NuoI produces MFRKPKFLDALAGFAVTFGSMFKKPLTEEYPEKPGPVAPRYHGRHQLNRYPDGLEKCIGCELCAWACPADAIFVEGADNTDAERFSPGERYGRVYQINYLRCIGCGLCIEACPTRALTMTNQYEMADDNRADLIWGKDKLLAPLQPGMQAPPHDMAPGSTDDDYYLGRINPLTQDVQ; encoded by the coding sequence ATGTTTAGGAAGCCGAAGTTCCTCGACGCGCTGGCCGGATTCGCGGTCACCTTCGGTTCGATGTTCAAAAAGCCGCTCACCGAAGAGTATCCGGAGAAACCGGGGCCGGTGGCGCCGCGCTATCACGGCCGGCATCAACTCAACCGCTACCCCGACGGCCTGGAGAAGTGCATCGGCTGCGAGTTGTGCGCCTGGGCCTGCCCGGCCGACGCCATCTTCGTCGAGGGCGCCGACAACACAGACGCAGAACGCTTCTCGCCGGGAGAGCGGTACGGCCGGGTGTACCAGATCAACTATCTGCGTTGCATCGGATGCGGCTTGTGCATCGAGGCGTGCCCGACGCGTGCGCTGACCATGACCAACCAGTATGAGATGGCCGACGACAACCGGGCCGACCTGATCTGGGGCAAGGACAAACTCCTGGCCCCGCTGCAGCCTGGCATGCAGGCGCCCCCTCATGACATGGCCCCGGGCAGCACCGACGACGACTATTACCTCGGCCGGATCAACCCGCTCACCCAGGACGTCCAGTGA
- the nuoL gene encoding NADH-quinone oxidoreductase subunit L: MTIPIWLVIALPAAGAAVLLLGGRRTDRWGHLLGCATALGAFVLGTVLFTQMLGRHGEHRVVTESLFSWVPVAGLQVDFGLQLDQLSVCFVLLITGVGSLIHIYSIGYMAEDPDRRRFFAYLNLFLAAMLLLVLADNYLGLYAGWEGVGLASYLLIGFWSHKPSAAAAAKKAFVVNRVGDMGLAIALMIMFATIGSISFAGVFSAAPALSEATLTAIGLLLLLGACGKSAQVPLQSWLGDAMEGPTPVSALIHAATMVTAGVYLIVRSGPIFDLAPGAQTGVVIVGAVTLLFGAIIGCAKDDIKKALAASTMSQIGYMVLAAGLGPAGYAFAIMHLLTHGFFKAGLFLGAGSVMHAMNDEVNMRRYGGLRKVLPVTFATFGLGYLAIIGVPPLAGFFSKDSIIEAALGAGGIRGVILGGAAILGAGITAFYMTRVMLMTFFGEKRWDDGVHPHEAPAVMTWPMILLAVGSVVSGGALAIGGTLSHWLEPVVGAHEAHHAVPAWVVTVIVLTVVAVGIAVAYRMYAQRPVPAEVPDGSALTLAARRDLYGDAFNEAVFMRGGQTLTAALVTVDDKVVDGTAGGLAALVSRTSDGLRQLQTGFARSYALSMLGGAALVVATILAVQLW, encoded by the coding sequence ATGACGATTCCGATATGGCTGGTGATCGCCCTCCCCGCCGCTGGAGCCGCCGTGCTGTTGCTGGGCGGTCGGCGCACCGACCGGTGGGGACATCTGCTCGGCTGCGCGACCGCGCTGGGCGCCTTCGTCCTGGGAACCGTGCTGTTCACTCAGATGCTGGGCCGCCACGGCGAGCACCGCGTGGTCACCGAATCCCTGTTCTCCTGGGTCCCCGTCGCCGGACTGCAGGTGGATTTCGGGCTGCAGCTGGACCAGTTGTCGGTGTGTTTCGTCTTGTTGATCACCGGCGTGGGCTCGCTGATCCACATCTATTCGATCGGCTACATGGCTGAAGATCCGGATCGCAGAAGGTTCTTCGCGTATCTCAACCTGTTCCTGGCGGCCATGCTGCTGCTTGTCCTCGCCGACAACTACCTCGGCCTGTACGCCGGGTGGGAAGGCGTGGGCCTGGCCTCGTATCTGCTGATCGGATTCTGGTCCCACAAGCCCTCGGCCGCCGCCGCGGCCAAGAAGGCATTCGTGGTCAACCGGGTCGGTGACATGGGCTTGGCCATTGCGTTGATGATCATGTTCGCCACCATCGGGTCCATCTCGTTCGCCGGAGTCTTCAGCGCCGCACCGGCATTGAGCGAGGCTACGCTCACCGCGATCGGTCTTCTCCTGCTGTTGGGCGCGTGCGGCAAATCGGCCCAGGTGCCGTTGCAGTCGTGGCTCGGAGATGCGATGGAGGGCCCGACGCCGGTGTCGGCGCTGATCCACGCTGCCACCATGGTCACCGCCGGCGTCTATCTGATCGTGCGCTCGGGGCCGATCTTCGATCTCGCGCCGGGCGCCCAGACCGGCGTGGTCATCGTCGGGGCCGTCACGCTGCTGTTCGGCGCGATCATCGGCTGCGCCAAGGACGACATCAAGAAAGCCCTTGCCGCATCGACCATGAGCCAGATCGGCTACATGGTGCTGGCCGCCGGGCTCGGACCCGCGGGGTACGCGTTCGCGATCATGCACCTGCTCACCCACGGCTTCTTCAAGGCAGGCCTGTTCCTCGGCGCCGGGTCGGTGATGCACGCGATGAACGACGAGGTCAACATGCGCCGCTACGGCGGGCTCCGCAAGGTCTTGCCCGTCACCTTCGCCACCTTCGGGCTCGGCTACCTGGCCATCATCGGAGTGCCGCCACTGGCCGGCTTCTTCTCGAAGGACAGCATCATCGAAGCGGCACTGGGTGCCGGAGGCATCCGCGGCGTGATCCTCGGTGGCGCGGCCATTCTCGGCGCCGGGATCACCGCGTTCTACATGACCCGGGTCATGTTGATGACGTTCTTCGGCGAAAAGCGCTGGGACGACGGGGTTCACCCGCACGAGGCCCCGGCCGTGATGACCTGGCCGATGATCCTGCTCGCGGTCGGGTCGGTGGTTTCCGGCGGTGCGCTGGCCATCGGCGGCACGCTGTCGCACTGGCTCGAGCCGGTGGTGGGTGCGCACGAGGCGCACCACGCGGTCCCGGCGTGGGTGGTCACCGTGATCGTGCTCACGGTCGTCGCGGTGGGGATCGCGGTGGCCTATCGGATGTACGCGCAGCGGCCGGTGCCTGCCGAGGTGCCCGACGGCTCGGCACTGACGTTGGCCGCCCGCCGCGACCTGTACGGCGACGCATTCAACGAGGCGGTGTTCATGCGCGGAGGCCAGACCCTGACCGCGGCCCTGGTGACCGTCGACGACAAGGTGGTCGACGGCACTGCCGGTGGGCTGGCCGCGCTCGTGAGCCGGACATCGGATGGGTTGCGCCAGTTGCAGACCGGCTTCGCCCGGTCCTATGCGCTCTCCATGCTCGGTGGGGCGGCCCTGGTGGTGGCGACGATCCTGGCGGTGCAACTGTGGTGA
- the nuoH gene encoding NADH-quinone oxidoreductase subunit NuoH, whose translation MTHPDPTLFGHDPWWLILAKALGVFVFLLLTVLAAILIERKVLGRMQMRPGPNRVGPWGLLQSLADGVKLALKEGLTPAGIDRPIYLLAPIISVIPAFMAFAVIPMGGEVSVFGHRTALQLTDLPVAVLYILAVTSIGVYGIVLAGWASGSTYPLLGGLRSSAQVISYEIAMALSFAAVFLYAGTMSTSGIVAAQDRTWYVFLLLPSFVVYVTSMVGETNRAPFDLPEAEGELVGGFHTEYSSLKFAMFMLAEYVNMTTVSALATTMFLGGWHAPFPFNLIDGANSGWWPLLWFTAKVWTFMFLYFWLRATLPRLRYDQFMALGWKVLIPVSLVWIMVVAVTHSLREHGYHNWATGLVTTAVVIVAVLAVALWKALRARTVQPVPQQSSGAYPVPPLPNAGKETVDV comes from the coding sequence ATGACACACCCCGACCCCACTCTGTTCGGTCACGACCCGTGGTGGCTGATACTGGCCAAGGCGCTCGGGGTGTTCGTCTTCCTGCTGCTCACGGTGCTCGCGGCGATCCTGATCGAACGTAAAGTGCTGGGCCGCATGCAGATGCGTCCAGGGCCCAACCGAGTCGGGCCCTGGGGACTGCTGCAGTCGTTGGCCGACGGTGTGAAGCTGGCCCTCAAGGAGGGTCTGACCCCCGCAGGCATCGACAGACCCATCTACCTTCTGGCACCGATCATCTCGGTGATCCCGGCGTTCATGGCCTTCGCGGTGATCCCGATGGGTGGCGAGGTATCGGTCTTCGGGCACCGCACCGCACTGCAGCTGACCGATCTGCCGGTGGCGGTGCTCTACATCCTGGCCGTCACGTCGATCGGGGTGTACGGCATCGTGTTGGCCGGCTGGGCATCCGGATCCACGTACCCGCTGCTCGGCGGCCTGCGGTCCAGCGCCCAGGTGATCTCCTACGAGATCGCGATGGCCCTGTCGTTCGCCGCGGTGTTCCTCTATGCGGGGACGATGTCCACCTCGGGCATCGTCGCGGCGCAGGACCGCACCTGGTACGTGTTCCTGCTGCTGCCCTCGTTCGTGGTGTACGTGACCTCGATGGTGGGCGAAACCAACCGGGCACCCTTCGATCTGCCCGAGGCCGAGGGCGAACTCGTCGGCGGATTCCACACCGAGTACTCGTCATTGAAGTTCGCCATGTTCATGCTTGCCGAGTACGTCAACATGACCACTGTGTCGGCGCTGGCCACCACCATGTTCCTCGGCGGCTGGCACGCGCCGTTCCCGTTCAACCTGATCGACGGTGCCAACAGCGGGTGGTGGCCGTTGTTGTGGTTCACCGCCAAGGTGTGGACGTTCATGTTCCTGTACTTCTGGCTTCGGGCCACCCTGCCCCGGCTGCGCTACGACCAGTTCATGGCGCTGGGCTGGAAGGTGCTCATCCCGGTGTCGTTGGTCTGGATCATGGTCGTCGCCGTCACCCACAGCTTGCGCGAGCACGGCTACCACAACTGGGCCACCGGTCTGGTGACCACCGCAGTCGTCATAGTGGCGGTCCTGGCCGTCGCGCTGTGGAAGGCGCTGCGGGCCAGGACCGTTCAGCCCGTACCACAACAGAGCTCCGGCGCCTATCCGGTGCCGCCGCTGCCGAACGCGGGAAAGGAGACCGTCGATGTTTAG
- the nuoK gene encoding NADH-quinone oxidoreductase subunit NuoK: MNPDNYLYLSALLFTIGASGVLLRRNAIVMFMCVELMLNAANLAFVAFSRMHGHLDGQVVAFFTMVVAACEVVVGLAIIMTIFRTRRSASVDDASLLKH; the protein is encoded by the coding sequence GTGAATCCCGACAACTATCTGTACCTGTCGGCACTCTTGTTCACCATCGGGGCGTCCGGAGTGCTGTTGCGGCGCAACGCCATCGTGATGTTCATGTGCGTCGAGCTCATGCTCAATGCCGCCAACCTGGCATTCGTGGCGTTCTCCCGCATGCACGGTCATCTCGACGGTCAGGTGGTGGCGTTCTTCACCATGGTGGTCGCTGCCTGCGAGGTGGTGGTCGGGCTGGCGATCATCATGACCATCTTCCGTACCCGCCGTTCGGCCTCGGTCGACGACGCCAGTCTGCTGAAGCACTAA
- the nuoD gene encoding NADH dehydrogenase (quinone) subunit D: MSTESPVVVVGGQDWDDVVSAAREHAGERIVVNMGPQHPSTHGVLRLILEIEGEIITEARCGIGYLHTGIEKNLEYRNWTQGVTFVTRMDYLSPFFNETAYCLGVEKLLGITDDVPQRASVIRVMLMELNRITSHLVALATGGMELGAMSAMFYGFREREEILRVFESITGLRMNHAYIRPGGLAADLPDGALAQVRALLDLLPNRLGDLEDLLNENYIWKARTVGVGYLDLTGCMALGITGPVLRSTGLPHDLRRAQPYCGYENYEFDVITDDRCDSYGRYIIRVKEMRESLKIVEQCVDRLEKMGDGPVMISDKKLAWPADLKVGPDGLGNSPEHIAKIMGHSMEGLIHHFKLVTEGIRVPAGQVYVAVESPRGELGVHMVSDGGTRPYRVHYRDPSFTNLQAVAAMCEGGMVADAIAAVASIDPVMGGVDR, from the coding sequence ATGAGTACCGAATCCCCGGTCGTTGTGGTCGGCGGGCAGGACTGGGACGACGTGGTGTCCGCGGCCCGCGAGCACGCCGGCGAACGCATCGTGGTCAACATGGGCCCACAGCACCCGTCCACGCACGGCGTGCTGCGACTGATCCTGGAGATCGAGGGCGAGATCATCACCGAAGCCCGTTGCGGCATCGGCTATCTGCACACCGGTATCGAGAAGAACCTGGAATACCGCAACTGGACACAGGGCGTCACGTTCGTCACCCGGATGGACTATCTCTCGCCGTTCTTCAACGAGACGGCGTACTGCCTGGGCGTGGAGAAACTGCTCGGCATCACCGATGATGTTCCCCAGCGCGCCAGCGTGATCCGCGTGATGCTCATGGAGCTCAACCGGATCACGTCGCATCTGGTGGCGCTGGCCACCGGCGGTATGGAACTCGGCGCGATGAGCGCGATGTTCTACGGATTTCGGGAGCGCGAGGAAATCCTGCGGGTGTTCGAGTCGATCACCGGCCTGCGGATGAACCATGCCTACATCCGGCCGGGCGGCCTGGCCGCCGACCTGCCCGACGGTGCACTGGCCCAGGTGCGGGCGCTGCTCGACCTGTTGCCGAACCGCTTGGGCGACTTGGAGGATCTGCTCAACGAGAACTACATCTGGAAGGCGCGCACCGTCGGTGTCGGGTATCTCGACCTGACCGGGTGTATGGCATTGGGAATCACCGGCCCGGTGTTGCGGTCCACCGGGCTGCCCCACGATCTGCGCCGCGCACAACCGTACTGCGGTTACGAGAACTACGAATTCGACGTGATCACCGATGATCGCTGCGACTCCTACGGTCGGTACATCATCCGGGTCAAGGAGATGCGGGAGTCGCTCAAGATCGTCGAGCAGTGTGTCGATCGCCTCGAGAAGATGGGCGATGGTCCGGTGATGATCAGCGACAAGAAGCTGGCCTGGCCGGCCGATCTCAAGGTCGGGCCGGACGGGCTCGGCAACTCCCCCGAGCACATCGCCAAGATCATGGGCCACTCCATGGAGGGCCTGATCCACCACTTCAAGCTCGTCACCGAGGGCATCCGGGTGCCGGCCGGACAGGTTTACGTCGCGGTCGAGTCCCCGCGCGGGGAGCTCGGGGTGCACATGGTCTCCGACGGCGGCACCCGGCCCTACCGGGTGCACTACCGCGACCCCTCGTTCACGAATCTGCAAGCGGTGGCGGCGATGTGCGAGGGCGGCATGGTGGCCGATGCGATAGCCGCGGTGGCGTCGATCGATCCGGTCATGGGAGGGGTTGATCGATGA
- the nuoF gene encoding NADH-quinone oxidoreductase subunit NuoF — MTALTPVLSRFWDEPEPWTLDTYRRHDGYRGLQQALAKAPDDVIALIKDSGLRGRGGAGFPTGTKWSFIPQGEEGAGAKPHYLVVNADESEPGTCKDIPLLLTTPHFLVEGVIIAAYAIRARHAFIYVRGEVVPVLRRLQAAVAEAYAAGYLGADILGSGFDLELTVHAGAGAYICGEETALLDSLEGRRGQPRLRPPFPAVAGLYACPTVVNNVESIASVPPIMVNGVDWFRSMGSEKSPGFTLYSLSGHVNRPGQYEAPLGITLRELLDYAGGVRDGHTLKFWTPGGSSTPLLTTEHIDVPLDYEGMASVGSMLGTKALQIFDETTCVVRAVRRWTQFYAHESCGKCTPCREGTYWLAQIYARLETGAGTQADIDKLLDIADGIFGKSFCALGDGAASPIMSSIKYFRDEYVAHLDGGCPFDPHASTLMATESAGA, encoded by the coding sequence ATGACCGCTCTGACCCCGGTACTGAGCCGATTCTGGGACGAACCCGAACCGTGGACGTTGGACACCTACCGCCGCCACGATGGCTACCGCGGGCTGCAGCAGGCCCTGGCGAAGGCGCCGGACGATGTGATCGCGCTGATCAAGGATTCCGGGCTGCGCGGCCGCGGCGGCGCCGGGTTCCCGACCGGGACCAAATGGTCGTTCATCCCGCAGGGCGAAGAGGGGGCCGGGGCCAAGCCGCATTACCTGGTGGTCAACGCCGACGAGTCGGAACCCGGCACCTGCAAAGACATTCCGCTCCTGCTGACCACTCCGCACTTTCTGGTCGAGGGAGTGATCATCGCGGCATACGCGATCCGGGCCCGCCACGCATTCATCTATGTCCGGGGTGAGGTGGTGCCGGTGCTGCGGCGGCTGCAGGCCGCGGTCGCCGAAGCCTATGCGGCCGGCTATCTGGGCGCCGACATCCTCGGCTCCGGCTTCGATCTGGAGCTGACCGTACACGCCGGTGCGGGCGCCTACATCTGCGGCGAGGAGACCGCCCTGCTGGATTCCCTGGAGGGCCGGCGCGGTCAACCACGGTTGCGCCCACCGTTTCCCGCCGTCGCGGGGCTGTACGCCTGTCCCACCGTGGTCAACAACGTCGAGTCCATCGCCAGTGTGCCGCCGATCATGGTCAACGGGGTGGACTGGTTCCGGTCGATGGGATCGGAGAAATCCCCTGGCTTCACGCTCTACTCGCTGTCGGGCCACGTCAACCGGCCCGGTCAGTACGAGGCACCGCTCGGCATCACCCTGCGCGAACTGCTCGACTATGCCGGCGGTGTGCGCGACGGCCACACGCTGAAGTTCTGGACCCCGGGCGGCTCGTCGACACCCCTGCTGACCACCGAACACATCGACGTGCCACTGGATTACGAGGGTATGGCCTCGGTCGGGTCGATGCTGGGCACGAAGGCGCTGCAGATCTTCGACGAGACCACCTGTGTGGTGCGGGCCGTGCGGCGCTGGACACAGTTCTACGCCCATGAGTCCTGCGGCAAGTGCACCCCGTGCCGGGAGGGCACCTACTGGCTGGCCCAGATCTATGCCCGGCTGGAAACCGGTGCCGGCACCCAGGCCGACATCGACAAGCTGCTCGACATCGCCGACGGCATCTTCGGGAAGTCGTTCTGCGCGTTGGGCGACGGCGCGGCCAGCCCGATCATGTCCTCGATCAAATATTTCCGTGACGAGTACGTAGCGCACCTGGACGGGGGTTGCCCGTTCGACCCGCACGCCTCGACGCTGATGGCGACCGAAAGTGCGGGTGCCTGA
- the nuoE gene encoding NADH-quinone oxidoreductase subunit NuoE yields the protein MTDVFIQLGQRPDEAGPPINGPAAYPEEVTARLTADAEQITARYPDARSALLPLLHLVQAEDACLTPAGINFCATLLGLSDAEVTAVATFYSMYRRTPTGDYLVGVCTNTLCAIMGGDAILDALQEHLDIHAGETTADGRVTLEHIECNAACDYAPVVMVNWEFYDNQTPSSARDLVDGLRGGTPPAPTRGAPLCTFRETARTLAGLADPHVPGGVPGAATLAGLREARKRGWSDPEAGPIA from the coding sequence ATGACTGACGTATTCATTCAACTGGGGCAACGCCCCGATGAAGCGGGCCCGCCGATCAACGGGCCCGCGGCGTATCCGGAGGAGGTGACAGCCCGGCTCACCGCCGACGCCGAGCAGATCACCGCACGCTATCCCGATGCCCGCTCCGCGCTGCTGCCGCTGCTGCATCTGGTGCAGGCAGAGGACGCGTGCCTCACCCCCGCCGGAATCAATTTCTGCGCAACGCTGTTGGGCCTGTCCGATGCCGAGGTCACTGCGGTGGCGACGTTCTACTCGATGTACCGGCGCACCCCCACCGGCGACTATCTCGTCGGTGTCTGCACCAACACGTTGTGCGCGATCATGGGCGGCGACGCGATCCTGGATGCGCTGCAAGAGCATCTGGACATCCACGCCGGGGAAACGACTGCCGACGGCCGGGTCACCCTCGAACACATCGAGTGCAATGCGGCGTGCGACTACGCCCCGGTGGTGATGGTCAACTGGGAGTTCTACGACAACCAGACCCCGTCGTCGGCACGGGATCTGGTGGACGGACTACGCGGCGGCACGCCACCGGCGCCGACCCGCGGTGCACCGCTGTGCACCTTCCGCGAAACTGCCCGCACGTTGGCTGGGCTGGCCGATCCGCACGTACCCGGTGGTGTCCCCGGGGCGGCCACCCTGGCCGGCCTGCGCGAAGCCCGCAAACGCGGATGGTCTGATCCCGAGGCAGGACCGATCGCATGA